A DNA window from Gallaecimonas pentaromativorans contains the following coding sequences:
- a CDS encoding methyl-accepting chemotaxis protein, with protein sequence MRRLLARLKFVHAVLIVSLVPLAGLVFLWGVHFSTLVKESGQAANAVELVALVEAASNLAQQGAAERGLSAGFLGSAGKKFGPELAEQRQKLDQAISHFQSVPVAHLGKRSQALFNQLQQTLDNRSEIRHQVDNLNPQSGAFGYYSRLNDLALNLSSRQALQLSDLPSLKTLLDGILALYWSSEYAGQVRGLLNGAFARHSLDNKAFAMVLKATTSEQDQLDRFMSLASVEAQGVLEKARQQQSWQQVEAIQQTVADGGPSDTLADPSNGQWFALATQRIAAIKQVSGALNSKFVAEAHQIKQRALNGLWITLAVSLVVLLPLCYLIFSLTRSLKKRVAYVDDTLKAITQQSDLTLRLGDNRADEFGNISRSIDVHLEEVNGIFKGFHGTASSASRTMHNIISSAGRANANAEQQNQSADQLAHAMDEIAQASAEVSASMQQARDAMNQAHSHVGSSQRLTDTVTQGFEQLTVSIAENREEIERLAQHSGEISGILDTITGIAEQTNLLALNAAIEAARAGEQGRGFAVVADEVRSLAYKTRESTESVRDMIERLQQSSASALAAMNRNASQVSETAGSVRASSEAVSQVTVQIERVQDLVRQVAAAAEQQSATLAEVNEATVGINRLSQDTAQQVSSVHQEAEGLSEQLQALEKRLSGFRMA encoded by the coding sequence ATGCGACGCTTACTGGCCCGGCTCAAGTTTGTCCACGCGGTATTGATAGTGTCACTGGTGCCCCTGGCGGGGCTGGTGTTTTTGTGGGGGGTGCACTTTAGCACCCTGGTTAAGGAGTCAGGCCAGGCCGCCAATGCCGTGGAGCTGGTAGCACTGGTGGAGGCGGCGTCCAACCTGGCCCAGCAAGGAGCGGCAGAGCGGGGCCTTAGCGCTGGTTTTCTGGGCTCGGCCGGTAAAAAATTTGGGCCAGAACTCGCCGAGCAGCGCCAGAAGCTGGACCAGGCCATCAGCCATTTTCAATCGGTGCCGGTTGCCCACTTGGGTAAGCGCAGCCAGGCTCTTTTTAACCAGCTGCAACAAACCCTTGATAACCGCAGCGAGATCCGCCACCAGGTGGATAACCTCAACCCCCAGAGCGGCGCCTTTGGTTACTACAGCCGCCTTAACGACCTGGCTCTGAACCTCTCATCCCGCCAAGCCTTGCAGCTGTCAGATCTGCCGTCGTTAAAAACCCTGCTGGACGGCATTCTGGCCCTGTATTGGAGCAGTGAATACGCCGGCCAGGTGCGGGGACTTTTAAATGGCGCCTTTGCTCGCCACAGCCTTGATAACAAAGCCTTTGCCATGGTGCTCAAGGCCACCACCTCGGAGCAGGATCAGCTGGACCGCTTCATGTCTCTGGCCTCGGTAGAAGCCCAGGGGGTATTGGAAAAGGCGCGCCAGCAGCAAAGTTGGCAGCAGGTGGAGGCCATCCAGCAGACCGTGGCGGATGGCGGCCCCAGCGACACCCTGGCCGACCCCTCAAACGGCCAGTGGTTTGCCCTGGCCACCCAGCGCATTGCCGCCATCAAGCAGGTTTCCGGCGCGCTTAACAGCAAGTTTGTGGCCGAGGCGCACCAGATTAAGCAGCGGGCCTTGAACGGCCTGTGGATCACCCTGGCAGTGAGCCTGGTGGTGCTGTTGCCTCTTTGCTACCTCATTTTCTCCCTGACCCGCTCCCTTAAAAAGCGGGTTGCTTATGTCGACGACACCCTCAAGGCCATCACCCAGCAATCCGACCTGACCCTGCGCCTCGGTGACAACCGGGCCGACGAATTCGGCAACATCAGCCGCTCCATCGATGTGCACCTTGAAGAGGTCAACGGCATTTTCAAAGGCTTCCACGGCACCGCCAGCTCGGCCAGCCGCACCATGCACAACATTATCAGCTCGGCGGGCCGCGCCAACGCCAATGCCGAGCAGCAGAACCAGAGCGCCGATCAGCTGGCCCACGCCATGGATGAAATCGCCCAGGCCTCGGCGGAGGTGTCGGCCAGCATGCAGCAGGCCAGGGATGCCATGAACCAGGCCCACAGCCATGTCGGCAGCAGCCAGCGGCTTACCGATACCGTCACCCAGGGTTTTGAGCAGTTGACGGTGTCCATCGCCGAGAACCGCGAGGAGATCGAGCGCCTGGCCCAGCACAGCGGCGAGATCTCCGGCATTTTGGACACCATCACCGGCATTGCCGAACAAACCAACCTCTTGGCGCTCAATGCCGCCATCGAGGCGGCCCGGGCCGGCGAGCAGGGGCGGGGCTTTGCGGTGGTGGCCGACGAGGTACGCTCTCTTGCCTACAAGACCCGCGAGTCCACCGAGAGCGTACGGGACATGATAGAGCGCCTGCAGCAATCGAGTGCCAGCGCCTTGGCGGCCATGAACCGCAATGCCAGCCAGGTAAGTGAAACCGCTGGCAGTGTCAGGGCCAGCAGCGAAGCGGTGTCGCAGGTAACGGTGCAGATTGAGCGGGTGCAGGATCTGGTGCGCCAAGTGGCGGCTGCGGCCGAGCAGCAATCGGCCACCCTGGCCGAGGTCAACGAAGCCACGGTGGGCATTAACCGCCTATCCCAAGATACCGCCCAGCAGGTGAGCAGCGTGCACCAGGAGGCCGAGGGCTTAAGCGAGCAATTGCAGGCGTTGGAGAAGCGGCTCAGCGGTTTTCGGATGGCCTAA
- a CDS encoding glycosyl hydrolase family 18 protein yields the protein MHHRQQLLPALVAALLTTPALAAAPGKPSLDWMETSFALIEVDDAATAYQNLLTIHDSVSVPMAWTAYAGDGATRVQYLLNGAVVLEQSTSGGATQTGSANLSINKGGQYQLQVALCNDDGCTSSDAKTITVADTDGSHLDPITLNAGENNTPYTDQSGKVLGAYFVEWGVYGRAFPVDKIPAYNLNHLLYGFIPICGGDGINDSLKSIEGSFAALQRACAGRDDFKVALHDPFAALQKTQAGQTFASAYKGNFGQLMALKKAYPGLKILPSIGGWTLSDPFYFLGDAAKRKVFVDSVEEFIRTWKFFDGIDIDWEFPGGQGANPALGSPSDGATYQALMQELRAMLDRVQADTGRTLELTSAISAGPDKIAKVDYQATAQYMDHYFLMSYDFFGAFDTQNLGNQTALYAPANKPDTPYTTDKGVQAMLAQGVDPGKVVVGAAMYGRGWTGVSGYNDGDPFSGTATGAVKGTWEAGVVDYRQIANEYRATWQYGYDASAEAPYIFKADTGDLITYDDPRSVKAKGQYVLNHNLGGLFAWEIDADNGDILNAMNEGLGNGEGSGNQNHAPVARAGSDQSVTGPVTVTLSGSASSDADGDTLSFSWSQSSGPALTLAGTNSSALSITLPAVSATTGYGFTLTVSDGALESTDTVTLTNNPPAANQAPSVSLPAQVLAASNGAVTINATVSDEGEVSYQWSLADGLSAASLTSPALVLTAPSVSAQTSYSISLTVTDAEGLSSSASTTLVVSPAGSGCDASAPNAGNYPAWEASTVYTGGDKVSYQGLVWQAKYWTQGDTPSQADGPWALVSDVAQTWQAGVAYNGGDEVDHNGRHYRAQWWTKGEEPGVASVWVDIGQASCQ from the coding sequence ATGCACCACAGACAACAACTCCTGCCGGCCCTGGTGGCCGCCTTGTTGACCACCCCGGCCCTGGCCGCCGCGCCGGGTAAACCCAGCCTGGACTGGATGGAAACCAGCTTTGCCCTTATTGAGGTGGACGATGCCGCCACCGCCTACCAAAACCTGTTGACGATACACGACAGCGTGTCGGTGCCGATGGCCTGGACCGCATACGCCGGCGACGGCGCCACCCGGGTGCAATACCTGCTGAACGGCGCCGTGGTGTTGGAGCAAAGCACCAGTGGCGGCGCCACCCAAACCGGCTCGGCCAACCTCAGTATCAACAAAGGGGGCCAGTACCAACTGCAGGTGGCACTTTGCAACGACGACGGCTGCACCTCAAGCGACGCCAAAACCATCACCGTGGCCGATACCGACGGTAGTCACCTGGACCCCATCACCCTCAACGCCGGTGAGAACAACACCCCCTACACCGACCAATCCGGCAAGGTGCTGGGAGCCTACTTTGTGGAATGGGGGGTCTATGGCCGCGCCTTCCCGGTGGACAAGATCCCGGCGTACAACCTCAACCACCTGCTGTACGGCTTTATTCCCATCTGCGGTGGCGACGGCATCAACGACAGCCTCAAATCCATCGAGGGTAGCTTTGCCGCCCTGCAGAGGGCCTGCGCCGGCCGTGACGACTTCAAGGTCGCCCTGCACGACCCCTTCGCGGCCCTGCAAAAAACCCAGGCCGGCCAAACTTTTGCCAGCGCCTACAAGGGTAACTTCGGCCAGCTGATGGCCCTGAAGAAAGCCTACCCCGGTCTTAAAATTTTGCCCTCCATCGGCGGCTGGACCTTGTCTGATCCCTTCTACTTCTTGGGCGACGCCGCCAAGCGAAAGGTATTTGTAGACTCGGTAGAAGAATTCATCCGCACCTGGAAGTTCTTTGACGGCATCGATATCGACTGGGAATTCCCCGGTGGCCAGGGCGCCAACCCGGCGCTTGGCAGCCCCAGCGACGGCGCCACCTACCAGGCCCTGATGCAGGAGCTGCGGGCCATGCTCGACAGGGTGCAAGCCGACACCGGCCGCACCCTGGAACTGACTTCGGCCATCAGCGCCGGGCCGGACAAAATCGCCAAGGTCGATTACCAGGCCACCGCCCAGTACATGGACCACTACTTTTTGATGTCCTACGACTTCTTCGGCGCCTTTGATACCCAGAATCTCGGTAACCAGACCGCCCTCTATGCGCCGGCCAACAAACCGGACACCCCATACACCACCGACAAAGGGGTGCAGGCGATGCTGGCCCAGGGCGTCGATCCGGGCAAAGTGGTGGTAGGGGCCGCCATGTACGGCCGCGGCTGGACCGGGGTGTCGGGTTATAACGATGGCGACCCCTTCAGCGGCACCGCCACCGGCGCCGTCAAAGGCACCTGGGAAGCCGGGGTGGTGGATTATCGGCAAATCGCCAACGAGTACCGCGCCACCTGGCAATACGGTTACGATGCCAGCGCCGAGGCACCCTACATCTTCAAGGCCGACACCGGCGATCTCATCACCTACGACGACCCCCGCTCGGTCAAAGCCAAGGGCCAGTACGTGCTCAATCACAACCTGGGCGGCCTCTTTGCCTGGGAAATAGACGCCGATAACGGCGATATCCTCAACGCCATGAATGAAGGCCTGGGCAACGGCGAAGGCAGCGGCAACCAGAACCACGCCCCGGTAGCCCGCGCCGGCAGCGACCAGTCGGTCACCGGGCCGGTCACCGTTACCCTTTCTGGCAGCGCCTCAAGCGACGCCGATGGCGACACCTTGAGTTTTAGCTGGAGCCAAAGCAGCGGCCCGGCCCTGACCCTGGCCGGCACCAACAGCAGTGCCCTGAGCATTACCCTGCCAGCGGTCAGCGCCACCACCGGTTATGGCTTTACCCTGACCGTGTCCGACGGCGCCCTTGAAAGCACCGACACCGTCACCCTCACCAACAATCCGCCAGCGGCCAACCAAGCGCCGTCGGTCAGCCTACCGGCCCAGGTACTGGCCGCCAGCAATGGGGCTGTGACCATCAACGCCACGGTGTCTGATGAAGGCGAGGTGAGCTACCAGTGGAGCCTCGCCGATGGCCTGAGCGCCGCCAGCCTCACCAGCCCGGCTTTGGTGTTGACGGCGCCCAGCGTCTCGGCCCAAACCAGCTATAGCATCAGCCTGACCGTCACCGACGCCGAGGGGCTTAGCAGCAGCGCCAGCACCACCCTGGTAGTAAGCCCGGCCGGCAGCGGCTGCGATGCCAGCGCCCCCAACGCCGGCAACTACCCGGCCTGGGAGGCAAGCACCGTCTACACCGGTGGCGACAAGGTGAGCTACCAGGGGCTGGTATGGCAGGCCAAATACTGGACCCAGGGCGACACCCCCAGCCAGGCCGATGGCCCCTGGGCACTGGTGTCTGACGTGGCTCAAACCTGGCAGGCAGGCGTGGCCTATAACGGCGGCGATGAGGTGGACCATAACGGCCGCCACTACCGCGCCCAATGGTGGACCAAAGGCGAAGAGCCGGGGGTGGCCTCGGTGTGGGTAGATATCGGCCAGGCCAGTTGCCAATAA
- a CDS encoding DNA-3-methyladenine glycosylase I, with translation MDTLFRCPWCGDDPLYQHYHDTEWGRPVHDDRTLFEFLILEGAQAGLSWITVLRKRQAYRDAYHQFDVHQIAAYADADQQRLLANPGIVRNRLKVAASIDNAKAFIRVQQEFGSFDAYLWAFVGGQPIVNQPRTLSDVPAVTPLAEQISKDLKKRGFRFVGPTIIYAFMQAVGMVNDHLLDCHVRNLPG, from the coding sequence ATGGACACCCTTTTTCGCTGCCCCTGGTGTGGGGACGACCCGCTCTACCAGCACTATCACGACACCGAATGGGGCCGCCCGGTCCATGATGACCGCACCTTGTTCGAGTTCCTCATCCTTGAAGGCGCCCAGGCCGGGCTGTCGTGGATAACGGTACTGCGTAAGCGCCAGGCCTACCGCGATGCCTACCACCAGTTCGACGTGCATCAGATAGCGGCCTATGCCGACGCCGACCAGCAGCGGCTTTTGGCCAACCCCGGCATAGTGCGTAACCGCCTCAAGGTGGCGGCCAGCATCGACAACGCCAAGGCCTTTATCCGGGTGCAGCAGGAATTTGGCAGCTTCGACGCCTACCTCTGGGCCTTTGTGGGTGGCCAGCCTATCGTCAACCAGCCCCGCACCTTGAGTGACGTGCCGGCGGTGACGCCCCTGGCCGAGCAGATCAGCAAGGATTTGAAAAAACGCGGCTTTCGCTTTGTCGGCCCCACCATCATTTATGCCTTTATGCAGGCAGTAGGGATGGTGAACGATCACCTGCTCGACTGCCATGTGCGCAATCTGCCGGGCTGA